From the Porites lutea chromosome 5, jaPorLute2.1, whole genome shotgun sequence genome, the window AATTTGACTTTAGCACGACAGCAGCATAGAATCGTACAGAAAATCGGAAAACCGATTTGCATGACGGTGCTCTGCTTGCACTTACTTCAGTAGTCATACTACTGCCGTGTATTATAGTGATGGCTCTTCTCCTCAGGTCACAGCTCATGTATCACAAGTAACAGGTCTTTTTACAAGAGGTACACTGTACGGAGGCAACTATTGACACGTGGAGATCTGAATGGGGCTATAAAGCGCTCTTTAGCTGCTTTTCAGGAAGCTCAGCAGGCGTTTGTATTCTCTTTaacaacaattttaaatttgatattttgaaaaccttttcgGACCCCTCCGGACGTTATATTGTATGCGATATTAAAACTGACGAAAAACTTTTCACCCTGGCAAACATTTACGCTCCTAATGAAGACGACCCATccttttttaaacaagttttttgATCACGTACACGATTTTGCGTGCGAAGAAATAATTTTGGGAGGTGATTTCAATCTCGTGTTGGATGTTAAGGAGGATAAGAAGGGCGGCCTTCCCAGAACCTACCAAAATGCTTTGAAAATAATCAATCAAAATTGCGAAGAACTTAACTTAACTGATATATGGAGAACGCTGAACGCTGATAAACACAGATATACATGGCGCCGGAAGAAGCCAGAAATTCAATGCagacttgatttctttttaataagctCAGATTTAATCTGTGATACCAACCTGGCAGACATTGTGCCCGGGTACAAAACCGATCATTCAATGATATTGCTTAAAATAGCCTTACACTACAACCCAAGAGGAAGAGGCTTTTGGAAGCTAAACACCTCGCTCTTGAAAGAGGAGGAATATTTGAACTTAATCAAAGCAACTATTTATCAAACAAAAAGCGAATACCAGTCTGACAACTCGGTTAATCCGGCCGTGCTCTGGGATATGATCAAAATGAAAGTAAGAGAAAAATCGATTGCATATGCAGCAgctaaaaactacaaaactaagTCCCGCGAGGATATCCTTTACAAAGAAATATCAGGTTTGGAGAAAGAATTGGATGAAAACACTGCCCTAagcgaaacacaaaaatcgCTGCTACAGTCAAAACTTGACAATCTTAGAAGTGAGATGGAAGTAATTATTGAGTATCGTACAAGGGGTGCCATATTACGGTCGAGAACCCGGTGGCataatgaaggagaaaaaaacacaaaatacttTCTAAatctagaaaaacgacactaCAGACAGGGAACTTTTCTTTAAGCGACTAATTATTAGTCGcttaaagaaaagtgaaaacgaCTTTGCAACCACAGATAAGGAAATCCTTCAGGAATGCGAGTCTTTCTTTAAGGATCTTTATTCTTCTAAGTTGAAGACTGACTCGATTCTTCCAGAAACTGACTTCTTTTTCTCAGAGAACGACACCGTTTTAAGCAACGAAGAACGCGATTCCATTGAAGGTTATTTAACTGAATTGGAATGTCTCAATGCTTTGAAAGATATGGAACCAGACAAAAGCCCGGGAACAGATGGCTTGCCTTCTGAATTTTACCAATTTTTTTGGAGTGATGTTTCCAAACCTCTGCTAGAAGCTTTCAATTACGGTTTCGAGATCGGCCAGCTGTCTATATCTCAAAAACGAGGTATAATAAAACTTATTCCCAAAAAGAGTGAAGAACTTTACTACATCAAAAACTGGAGGCCGCTTACTCTCTTAAACTGCGATTATAAGATAGCTACAAAAGCGATTGCAAACCGCCTGAAGACCCATCTCCACAAACTGATAAACAATGACCAGACAGGTTTTTTAAAAGGACGGTTTATAGGAGAGAACATACGTCTACTTGACAGCGTTGTTAATTACACCGCTACTAAAAATATTCCTGGACTTCTACTTTTCCTTGACTTTGAGAAAGCGTTTGACACACTGGAATGGTCTTTTATACAGAAAGCACTTATTTCTTTCGGATTTGGCCCTTCCATTGTCCAATGGTTTAAAACCTTTTATAACAACACTGAAAGCTGTATTATGAACAACGGCTGGGCAAGCAACTTCTTTTCGGTCCACAGGGGTGTCCGCCAAGGCTGTCCTCTCTCTCCTTACCTTTTTATTCTTTCAGCCGAAATTCTGGTCAAAGCAATCCGAAAAAATGCAGACATAAAAGGTTTATTAGTTAAGGATACTGAGATTAAATTAAGTCAATATGCTGACGACACAACTTTAATTCTTGACGGTTCAGAAAAGTCCCTCTCTGAAGCCCTAAGGATCTTAGAAAGCTTCGAGAAAGTTTCAGGTCTCAGGCTAAACAGTAAAAAGACCGAGGCTCTTTGGATAGGCTCTTGTGCTggcaaaagtgaaaaactgcacCCAGAAAAAGATTTCAACTGGCAAAACACAAAGGTTAAAGTGCTCGGAGTTTGGCTATCAACTGATCCTGAAACTACAATCAAACTTAACTTCGtcgagaaaatagaaaaaatgcgGAACTGCTTGGGCTGCTGGTCAGTTCGAAGACTAAGCCTTATCGGGAAAATAACAGTTCTTAAGAGTCTGGTTGCCTCCCAAGTAATTCATCTTTTGTCGCCTCTTCAAACCAATGCTcaaattataaaacaattaaatgatCTCTTTTTTGACTTCCTTTGGAACAGTAAAGGCGATAAAATCAAGAGAAACGTTATCACACAAAATTATGGCAACGGAGGTCTTAGAATGATcgacatttcttcttttaataaaGCCCTAAAGTCCGTGTGGATAAGAAAGTACCTGGACGAAAGTAACAAGgggaaatggaaacttttttttgacGCTGAGCTCGAAAAACTTGGAGGCCAAACTGTTTTTAGGGGCAACCTTGAAATAAAAGACTCGAAGAAGCTTGCTAACAATCTTAGTCCCTTTCTGAAAGAGATTCTCGAGATATGGTCTGAATTAAACTATCAAGGTTCAATAGAAACGGTAGAGTCCTTCCTCACACAAAGCCTGTGGTATAATTCTTTGATTAGAGTTATGGACAAACCGGTCTACTATAAAAGTTGGTATCAAATGGGCATTTCTCAGGTGAATCAAATCGTTAAGGAACAACCAAGTACTTTCTTGTCACCAacagaatttgaaacaaagtatCATACAAAGGTTTGCCCTTTGACATTCTATGGAATGACATCTACCCTCCGAGAGCTCTGGAAAAATCAAAAACTGCCAAGTGTACCACTAAACTGTAAAGAACAAGAGTCGTTCACATCCGCctttttaaaatcgaaaaagcccAGCAGACTAGCTTATCAAAAACTGGTGGAATTAAAATGTAACTATAAAATTTCTAGTCAGGAGAAATGGAGCAAAGTTTTCCCAGAGGCTCGTGATTTAAACTGGCATAACGCATATATGACCGCTTTTAAATGTaccaaaagcaccaaactgACTGAATTTCAATTTAGATTCCTTCATCAAACTTTGGCAACAAACGTATCTTTAGTCAAAATGGGATACAAAGATGATATTAGGTGTTCATTTTGCCATGAAGAAGCTGAAAACTTCACGCATCTTTTCTGGTTCTGCAGCAAAATAGAACTTTTCTGGAAACACCTTATTGCCTTTCTAAAGGATCGTAAACTTTTACCCAACGACTATCTCCTTAACAGTCTTGTCGTCTTGGGTCTGATGCCTGATACTTCTAAAAACAAAGCCGCAATTAACTTCGTTCTGTTACTTGCAAGATTCTACATTTGGCTTTGCAGAAGTAAAGGAAATATTCCAACTACTGAaaattttaagccttttttaaaacaatataataaagaaattgaaCCTTCCCCTCTTTAGTAACCTTTTACCAGTTTGGGGTCTCTCGCTCTTTTTACACTTTCCTTCCTACTAGACATTCCCTTCCTATTTTCCTCGCTTCAACTTTCAAAGTATATAAAGCTAATTTCCGTGAATCAGCagagaaaatatctttaatctcttttttctcctttggGTTAGAACTACAATTAACTAAAATTTGCCATacctccccgccccccccccccccttttctttttttctgtttttgtagcGTATGTAATCCGTAATGTAAGTAGTGCAAGTAGCTGTTTTATATATGTAAAGCGTGGAGTATTGCACTTTTAGTAGTGTAAGCATCTCCTTGTAAGTAAGTATTGCAAGTTTTGTATTGTAAGTAGAGTATAGTATTGTTAGTAGCGTAAGTATCTcactttgtaaataattttttttttttttttttttttgtaagtagaGTATAGTTCTGTTAGTAGCGTAAGTATCATACATTGTTTGTAAGTAAGTATTGTAAGTAAGTACCTtgcaattgaaaataaaaattaaaacaaaaaaaaaaacaacaaaaaaaacaaaaaaaaaacaggtccaGCACTCTCAACCCCTCATGTCTTCAAATGTcgagaattgatagggaagtAAGGGAAGGGATAATAGATGACATCATACCGCACGgcacatgacgtcatttgaGCAAAAAATACTGTTGACTCCAATCGCTACAAATATGTGATGGCACAAAACACatgaaaaagatgttgtttGCATAGTAACATTTTGCCTGATTGCTTAACTTCCCACCAATCACTTTATCATTAAGTTACAATGGCATACCAGAGTTTTTGAGGATGTTAACATTACAATAGCTCAAACAATGCAATAGatgaaatttttaatattatcgGAAAGTCGAGTCTACTGAAatgaagaaatggcaaacttcagCAATTATCTGGGGGATTTCATACTCTAAcctggagaccgggagatacaGCCCAAGATTTGGAGTCTCCCAGATTATGATGGCACTGCAGGTCACAGGTGCTCGCAGAGTGTGTTGAACTTCAAATATTGTGTGTAGTTAGGTATCTTCTTGTGTCAATTCTTGTAGGGTTAAAATAAAGAAAGCCCTGAAGGCTGTGTTGAATATAGACAATAGAAACCATTTTAATTAGGTCTCTGTATTTTCAGGTTTGAAGTATTGGCAGATTTTCAGTATCTTGTTCCTGACATGCCTGAGTTTCTAAAGGAAGTTAAAGATGCCGATGCTTTGGATCAAGATATTCCCCTTCATCTTCCTCCTCCAGTGTTTGCGCGATTTGACAAACCACAAAATTATAATTACCAATCTGTTCCACACAgcaataaacaagaaaataacaCAGATGAGGAAAGGTGCAGGCATCCTCTGCAtgagattattattttttatagttACTGTGAAACTCAAAGGGTTTTGTTTATCATTTGTCTCTGATTTTCATTTAGGTATTGATTGCAATGTTTTAACTGCgcactgcaggtcttcatcaggcgaaAGCGTCAATTTGGCTATTAATATCTTAGTGAGGATCATGAAATAAATGATCAACAAAACTATTTTTACTCATTAACCACaatgaaaaatatctttcatgatggtgaccagaaatatttatggaatgtcaGTGTCTCCCCCTTGAGGAAAAAGCCAATGATACAAAACTTAACAGTAAACTCCAACTGTAATTAGTTTATGGTCTATGTTCTGCTCTTCATTGTGATTGGTCATCTCTTCAACATTCCTGAATTGTATcaggttttctgagtttgactcACTATAATATTTCTCTGTTAAGATTTTTCAGTAACCCATGTTTAGTTAAGCTAAACATGAAATAGTATTATTAAATTTAGACTATTAAAATCACAGGATGAGTTACAAATTAGAAAATCAGCTTTCCTGATTGAGGTGAAAAGTCCCTTTAGTTAACCAGACCCAAGAAATGAAAAGCTAAGCATGACATTTGACAAATACATTTAAACCCTTCTCAACAGACATCTTATTAAGATGAGCATCTTCCTTAAAATTGGTGCAGATAGGTTTTTTATTAACTCATTCCTTTGACTTTCAATAGAAACTCTTTAGAACTTTAGAGTTCGTGTGATAGACAATGTGATGAgctagttttaaaaatatttttcatttgtttattattgttctttTAACTCAGATCTACTAGAAAACTTTGCATACATGTatgcttttctttctttatccTTTATTCACTTTCTTGCTTGCTTCCTTtcctaaatttatttttaagagcagaGATatcataaaaattgccaagaaaTTCCTGCAATTTGCTCTTCAGTGATAGTACTAAAATTTGTATATCCAACCGTTTTCAGTTCAACTGGAACAAGCACTAGAATGAGACGACCAGCTAATGCCATGGCTGTCAACTTTAGTATGGCTGAGGTCCCTTCATCACCAAATCCCAAAGCTGTGGAAATAGCAACTAAAACAAAAGATGTTCATTTGGAGacaataaaaaaactgtttaccACAAGACCTATCTGGTCAAAAACTGCGCTACTATGTCACATGAATGGTGTATCAAATGAAAGGCTTAAAAATTTACTGGCATATGTTGCATTTTACTGGATCAATGGACCATGGAGAACATTATGGAACAGGTTGGGCTATGATCCTCGGAAAGATCCTAGTGCAAAAATGTaagttgtaaatttttttaCTTGATGACTGCTTCACTGGTGATGTAAGGAGGTGAGGTGCCCGGAAGAGTGTAGCTTGTGAACAAGCTCTCTGGGGTGCTCTGTTGATGGGGCaggaaaagaaaggagagcttTCAACTATGTGTCTGGATtttgaatatctgcattgaaaaagtcgatgcaaaatgctgattggcggagatgacagtaatgatgtcattactCTTGGTACATGTTTTTCaatatttgtttacattcgtGTGCTGATTTGCGGATATCTAACAGCACAGTCGATGGGTAGCCaaaggggaattggaggtgaaattcaaattccagagacttAGTTGCAAGCGTCtttcctccgcagaggctcccgctgggtattCCTAAAAAAGTAGCAATAatcaaaaaaatagaaagcgtgCAGGGACGATGGGAAGAAGGAAAAGGTGCCCTGCGcactctctttttctttctccccagcctccccacAACAcaagaggcctctgcggaggagagaggttttaagctctccttccttttcctgccctACTGCCAGAGTACCCCAGAGAGCTTGCCGCAGGCTAGGGGGAGCGGGGGGGACTCCATATAATGACCTGTAGGTCGAAGCTCTGCTTGAAAGGGGTCAGGCTTCATGTACATCAAAGGTAGGGAATTCAGGAGTTGAAGGATATGATAGGGTAGAAAATATATCATTTGAGTATTTAAAAGGgtcttttattaaaaatttcgaaaagatgCACCTTATGGTtatatcattttcatttattaaacGTTATTTTACGCTACacaaattttattaaaaatagcaCAAAAAGACAAGAAGACTGCCTGTTTTAGTGGTTTATTCTTTTGAAGAGGGTTACCATTTTTCAGTAGACTGTGTTTAAAAGGGATTCCTTTTTTCCTTAATAATGGTATAATAAAGGGTTAGGTGCAACTAGCAAttaagagcctggaacaggctaatccGCATTATGCTTGAATCTTAAGAACTGTTTCAACATTAAACAGATATCAGATGTTAGATTACCGTATTGGAAGCAGAAAAGAGACTAGAGACCTTCCAATAAAAGCCAAGAGAGATTCAAGTGTTTACATTCTACCAAACTTAATAAAGAAAGGAGGCACTTCTAAAACATTAGTAAAAGAAGTTGTGAGGATCAGCAGTGATGATAAAGCAAGTGAAGAACAAACTCAAGAGCAAGAATATCCATATGTGTTCACCCCCGATAAAATGCCCAAACAAAAACAGTTGTTTTATCAACTCTGCGATCTACATGATCCAGAGATTCAGGGACTTATCAGCAGAAATGACGGACAGGtcagtattttttctttgagttttattttttacacagTCGAACTCTTCTGAAGGCGTAAAATTAACGCCTCATGAAATGAACACGAATTTTTTATGTTCGCGTTAATTCAGCTGTTAATTTAAGTCGCATCAATTTTTATAAACGGTAATTTCCGCGctgttaattaattattatttcatagtttcattactgttatttgcgttccttagtaaaagaattGGGGCGCCTTGTAACTCGGCAGACTATCCtggttttatatattttttttagccatttaaatttagacgcgtgtgcggggtttgctctggcgaattgtgattggctaggaagaacaattgccttctatcaagtattttctcagcagggtagggtggctttgggctaatgatgtatcggtccccagaaaggtcacctcaggactcccgggatggattttttttgtacagtgcccaggcctcattttcctGGCCGCACGTTGATCTGGCcaggctgcttcggcgagcatattctcggtctgtttggattatgtccttcgagtttgtcaaagtctgtgggattcgtttctctatccgggaaagcttcattggtttctatatctgctgctatcctatttctacgatcctggcatgtttattttccgttggagttggAATTTCGAGGAAAAAGTTGtcttgaatgagagcatgttggcgaaaatggcatctcgtgtctcctaccttgtatattattattgtatacggagtgaatttgaacaaattactgcaaattatcacgaaacttcgttggagcaataagtacaacaacaattaactgtagagtaagtttcattgatctttaattatttagtatttcctagaaattatAGGGTCGTATTTTTACCCAATACAAACACtttaattttactggaaccgtactgtggtactatcacagagcctgggttacctgtggagAGGGCACAAAAAGTGGAGTACCCGGGGTAAAACCTCAAATTCAATCCGCATACGGTGGGAGGAGAATGCGCTACCCTCACCTACCCCACCCCCAATTCGCCACTCCAGACACGATAAGGGGAATGGAtacaagctttcggcgcaacaatgtctgggattgtttgggtggacaagcgttagttatgattggtcgatggtattcaaggcaacaattaaccaatcataagtaacgcttgtccacccaaacgatGCCAGAAATCATTGCGTCAAAAGCTTGTATTCCCCTTAGAGTTTTCTGGAGTGGGGAATTAAAGTAAGACAACCTTCTGATACCAGTGCATTTTGGTTTTACTTTATTGTATTAGGAAGACGAGCTCCTTGATCGTGATGGATGGTGTTTACCAGGAACCGCTAATGAGATTCGAGAGATTCTTCATCGACGGACTGCTGATTTGGCCGAGAGGTTCAAACAACAACAGTcaggggtgggggaggaggTGGAACAGACTACATCTCAATTACAACTCACAGGGGAGGAGTGGACTGGTCACGAGGGAGTGAAAAACTTCTTGGAATTGCTGGAAAAGGACGATGACATTGAAGCGTACGATATTTTTGACGACGTAACAGAAGGCGACGAGTAATCGTAAGGTGTATTTGCTTCAGAGAATTGTACGCTAATGGTGTTGTCAATCTTTCTTCGCCTATTTTGAAACGAGTTCACTCGATTATTTTCTAACGAAAGAGAGGTGAACATCCTTGAACAGCGTATGACTTGCTTAGCAGATTCCAAAAGAGGTTTGGggtttggggggaggggggggggaatctCATATTTAAGAGAAGGTGATGCTCGTAGGAAATTGGGAATAAACCAAAGCTCGAAAAAAGCTTCGTCCGGTAGTGTGAGACAAGTAGATTTCTTGCTGTGCAAGTGACCTTTTTAAACTTACTTGCACAATGGCTAGGGGTCCAGACGCAAGTCATCCACCAACAAAGTCATAAACTGATTAAAGACGAGCAAGAAGTGGTCCCGGGCCAGAGAAATGTGAGAGCTGTTTGCccaaaggaggaggaggagtcCAATTTTTCTTTCGAGCCCTGTAAACCCTAACGGAAACCAATTGCTGGGTGTGGCCTAGGCTTTCTTTAGACCCTTAAAGTAGATCATACTCCAGCTCCACAGTAAGACGGCGTTGTTTCTTAGTTTTATACAGATATTTCCTTACGCACTACCCAAAGCGATGTCTTTTATGAGTAAATATATTGGCTTCTCGCCCggaatacagtaaaaacccacgagtaaGAACCTAAGATTAAGAACTTGTTAGGCTAAAATATGCAGTTTAGACCccctctatataagaacctCTTCAGCCTAGAATTTGGagaaaggttcttattttcaaaaatcatttaaaaatatttactaatTGCAATTGCAAAAGGCAAGTTAGTACATATATAAACGTTGTTTGATTGAGATCATTGAGAAAATGTTTATAATATTGTGTTTTACAGCACAATCATGTACATTAAGTTgttttgactcaagaaattaaaattcatgtgAGAATAGATCTCTATTATGGtcatattaaaatataaacaatcaTTAGGTATGCAAATTTAAGGGTGCTGATCACtaataaaaattttcttagcaacgacataattttttgcaagaaattaagaacctattaagaacCTAGATACCCTAAATTTATGTTAaccaccatttatgtaagaacctgtttaggctaaccgtggaaaatgtaggttcttactcgtgggtttttactgtacccTAAGTAAGaccaaaaaaatgcaatttctaCCCCAAAGCGAGACGCGACGAGCATTCCCGTcactttcatatgggagtcccccccagGATCCATCAGACAATGCTTGTTAAAACTTTGACCACGTGAGTAAATGTTATTCTGTTACGAACCAGAAATGACTCTGAACAGCGAAGACATGTATGACTACAAGACAAGGCGCTAAGTTGTAACTAGACCGAGCTCGAAACCAGTGTTCACTCGGAGGGAGTCGTGCAAACTAGCAACTACACTCTGTATTGCTACTGTATAAACATGGCGTACCAAGTTTTCGGCAGTAATGACACTTTCATTCACGTCAAAAATAAATTGTCATGTTCACTGGAGGAGTCTGCTAATAAAGGTTGTCACATAattaaatattacttgtggtccATGGACGGGGTTTGAAAGTGATGCATTTTACCCAACCGTATTTACCTTTCACTTGGCACCGCGAAATCCTTGAGAATAGAGTGTGAGGTGAGCGCCTTTTGACTTTCCTTGCTTGAAATTTATTTGTATTCCAGGAAATCTCATTCCACGAAAAACGATGCCAGAAGCTTTGTTAGGATTATTGTTAATTCTTGCCACTCAGGTGCAGCTCTGGTTTTCCTGTTGAGCTTATTGAAAGTTTGAGGGCCATGAGTTTATCAGCACAAACTGGTCATTGTAACCCTCGTTAAATAACGTTTatgtattttttcatttttattcacTAAAAATTTTAGTGCTTTTGTGTGTTAAGTCTGTGTCGTGTTTTTGAAGGGAACTCTTGCAGTCAGTTAAAAACTTGACACGAACTACAACGAAAAGAAAACCGCACAAAACATTTTACCCAAGGCATTAGCATGTAGTCGTAGATTGCATAATACAGGTGTCACCTGTAAGAAAAATGATGACAAGATTCTCTGCCTGAAACATCCTGTTCCGTATTAGAACTGAGAAACAAAATGGTTTCGTCAAGG encodes:
- the LOC140938178 gene encoding general transcription factor 3C polypeptide 5-like, translating into MAEKSDEDLGNEDVSSTNSGRITFNQVKFVGIEYPGYIKDENQMLETLGGEETVAKTYSSPGRRLELSFRPDDPYCHAVCGDRYSTPNLLLRVKQRKKKSRDGSSEPTVVKYEQEILGIVANTFKFEVLADFQYLVPDMPEFLKEVKDADALDQDIPLHLPPPVFARFDKPQNYNYQSVPHSNKQENNTDEESSTGTSTRMRRPANAMAVNFSMAEVPSSPNPKAVEIATKTKDVHLETIKKLFTTRPIWSKTALLCHMNGVSNERLKNLLAYVAFYWINGPWRTLWNRLGYDPRKDPSAKIYQMLDYRIGSRKETRDLPIKAKRDSSVYILPNLIKKGGTSKTLVKEVVRISSDDKASEEQTQEQEYPYVFTPDKMPKQKQLFYQLCDLHDPEIQGLISRNDGQEDELLDRDGWCLPGTANEIREILHRRTADLAERFKQQQSGVGEEVEQTTSQLQLTGEEWTGHEGVKNFLELLEKDDDIEAYDIFDDVTEGDE